One region of Salvelinus namaycush isolate Seneca chromosome 3, SaNama_1.0, whole genome shotgun sequence genomic DNA includes:
- the LOC120044826 gene encoding cyclin-F-like encodes MKAGVLHCRCSKCFTVPARKRVRKRVTALTLLSLPEEVLLCVLQCLSAEDLLAVRAVHSQLRDIIDNHSSVWARVSFRDTWPSPNTVWLFERAAEKGNFEAALKLGIAYLYNEGPLLSDEGRADVCGRKASQFFSLAESLRSPTADPFIWVFIRPPWSPTGSCCKAVVFDRLKAECETNVERRGPLLHCLARVLQLFDEDDKRAEALTLLEESSQSGCLQSAYLLWEHNRKSAMADPGRYLQFIRTLRDYAAKGCWEAQLSLAKVCSSDNPLGLEQRACADLVAQLFRSCPPVPRRRAEEVLRQGINDTMRYILVDWLVEVTTMKDFSSLTLHVTVGCVDRYLALRSVPKARLQLLGIACMVVCTRYISKDILTIREAVWLTDNTYKYEDLVRMMGEVISVLEGKIRTPTLLDYGQVLLSLLPLERLSVHLFSYLCELTLLYSALTTYSSAHLANAILLLTRALHHYVPIWPIQLAEYTGFSKQDLVPCAVLLYVKCFSKDVPKDYRQMSLTGVKQRFEDEAYQHISKEKVIDFKELCQVLEVLEVEPYMVLPSPTGQPADIHTFLSSPSSNSKRRREESLPVHRGSFVATPTAELSTPEETLVGDMLDWSLDTSCSGYEGDQESEGEKEAKEGETSVLAMTLELATEPQDSKLHCRALSSDDDSFCKGDKEEEDYEEEGEGSTRSRQREPLSSFITPDFHSSGYSSVQSASPSSNSSSLLMPCTFTPLPPDPTPGSASSTTVALPGFRLLVPVQRPRAAARKQVKRKNAAAHSGGEREGEDEEVVYASSVGFLSL; translated from the exons TGCTACATTGTCGTTGTTCCAAATGCTTCACGGTTCCAGCACGGAAGCGGGTCCGTAAGCGTGTTACAGCCCTAACACTGCTGTCTCTACCTGAAGAGGTGCTTCTGTGTGTGCTCCAATGCCTCTCTGCTGAGGACCTGCTGGCTGTCAGAGCT GTACACTCTCAGCTCCGTGACATCATTGATAACCACTCTAGTGTTTGGGCCCGGGTCAGTTTCAGGGATACCTGGCCATCCCCCAACACAGTCTGGCTCTTTGAGAG GGCCGCAGAGAAGGGGAACTTTGAGGCAGCGTTGAAACTAGGGATTGCATATTTGTACAATGAAGGAC CGTTGCTGAGTGACGAAGGGCGTGCCGACGTGTGCGGCCGGAAGGCGTCCCAGTTCTTCAGCCTGGCGGAGAGCCTGCGTTCCCCTACCGCCGACCCCTTCATCTGGGTGTTCATCCGCCCGCCCTGGTCCCCCACTGGGAGCTGCTGCAAGGCTGTGGTGTTTGACAGGCTCAAGGCTGAGTGTGAAACCAATGTG gAGAGGAGGGGACCGTTGCTGCACTGTCTGGCCAGAGTCCTCCAGCTTTTTGAT gaggaTGACAAGCGCGCCGAGGCCCTGACACTACTTGAAGAGTCGTCTCAGTCGGGCTGTCTACAGAGCGCTTACCTGCTTTGGGAACATAACCGTAAATCCGCA ATGGCGGACCCAGGCAGGTACCTCCAGTTCATACGCACGCTCAGGGACTACGCAGCCAAAGGATGCTGGGAAGCACAG CTGTCCCTGGCCAAGGTGTGCAGCAGTGACAACCCGCTGGGTCTGGAGCAGAGGGCCTGTGCCGACCTTGTGGCCCAGCTGTTTCGCTCCTGTCCCCCTGTGCCCCGACGCAGGGCGGAGGAGGTGCTCCGACAGGGCATCAACGACACCATGAG ATACATCCTGGTGGACTGGTTGGTGGAGGTAACCACCATGAAGGACTTCTCCAGCCTGACCCTCCACGTGACGGTGGGCTGCGTGGACCGCTACCTGGCCCTGCGCTCCGTGCCCAAGGCACGCCTGCAGCTGCTGGGCATCGCCTGCATGGTCGTCTGCACGCG GTACATCAGTAAGGATATCCTGACCATCCGGGAGGCGGTGTGGCTCACAGACAACACCTACAAGTATGAGGACCTGGTCCGCATGATGGGGGAGGTCATCTCTGTGCTGGAGGGCAAGATCCGG ACTCCCACTCTGCTGGACTACGGCCAGGTGCTGCTGTCTCTGTTACCCCTAGAGCGGCTCAGTGTCCACCTGTTCAGCTACTTGTGTGAGCTCACCTTGCTCTACTCAGCCCTCACTACATACTCCTCAGCCCACCTGGCCAACGCCATCCTGCTGCTCACACGGGCACTGCACCACTACG TTCCCATCTGGCCCATCCAGCTGGCTGAGTATACAGGCTTCTCCAAGCAGGACCTGGTCCCCTGCGCTGTACTACTCTATGTCAAGTG cttcAGTAAGGATGTACCCAAAGACTACAGGCAAATGTCTCTGACAGGTGTCAAGCAGAGGTTTGAGGATGAGGCCTATCAACACATCAGCAAAGAAAAG GTGATTGACTTCAAGGAGCTGTGTCAGGTCCTGGAGGTCTTGGAGGTGGAACCCTACATGGTGCTGCCCAGCCCCACGGGCCAGCCTGCTGACATCCacaccttcctctcctccccctccagcAACAGCAAGAG GAGACGGGAGGAGTCCTTGCCTGTGCACCGAGGCAGCTTTGTTGCCACACCCACGGCTGAGCTGTCCACTCCGGAAGAGACCCTGGTGGGGGACATGCTGGACTGGAGCCTGGACACCTCCTGCTCCGGATACGAGGGGGACcaggagagcgaaggagagaaggaggccaaggagggagaga CCTCTGTTCTGGCCATGACACTGGAGCTAgcaacagagccccaggactcCAAACTGCACTGCCGAGCCCTCTCCAGCGACGATGACAGTTTCTGTAAGGGGgacaaagaggaagaggattatgaggaggaaggggaggggagcaCCAGGAGCCGACAGCGAGAGCCCCTCTCCTCATTCATCACACCCGACTTCCACAGCTCAGGCTACTCCTCTGTCCAGAGTGCCAGCCCTTCCTCCAATTCCTCTTCACTCCTGATGCCCTGCACCTTCACGCCGCTGCCCCCGGACCCCACTCCAGGCTCCGCCTCCAGCACCACGGTGGCTCTGCCCGGGTTCCGCCTCCTGGTGCCGGTGCAAAGACCCCGGGCTGCAGCTCGCAAACAGGTAAAGAGGAAGAACGCAGCAGCTCACagcggaggggagagggaaggggaggatgaAGAGGTGGTATATGCCTCAAGTGTAGGTTTCCTAAGCCTGTAA